In the Equus caballus isolate H_3958 breed thoroughbred chromosome 14, TB-T2T, whole genome shotgun sequence genome, TAATGAGGAAGCCTTGGTGGTGATGCCAAGATCCAGGAAGCAGGGATGGGGGGTGTGGTTGGCCAGGTGCTGAGCTGGGAGGTCCGAGAAGAGTTAGCTGCAAAGCAGGGAGTGCTCTGGATGGCCGTGGGTGCCTGGTGGTATGTGGGAgtgaaggagcaggaggagcggAGCTGGGTGCCTAGGGGCCTGTCCCGCTGGAGATGAGGTGGCCGAGGGCCTTGTGGATGGAGCCAAGGAGCTGTGTGACTGGGTGGTGAAGGGGACAGAGGTGCCACCTCAGCTCCTTCCTGCCTGATTGTGGAAGAAACACAGGGACTCTAAGAAGGGCTAccggggtggtggggggagttgCCCAGAACACTGTCCCTTTGGTTTCCAGGGTGACCagcaggatgaggaggaagagaccCAGATGAAGAAGTCAGAATCAGAGGTAGAGGTGAGAGCCGGGGTGAAGGGCAGGTGAGGCTGGTGGGGCTACCTCAGctgggcctggccctgctccAACCCTTTCCTTGTGCCCCCAGGAGGCAGCGGCCATTATTGCCCAGCGGCCTGACAACCCACGGGAATTCTTCAAGCAGCAGGAACGAGTCGCATCGGCCTCCGCGGGCAGTTGCGATGTGCCCTCACCCTTCAACCACCGGCCAGGTAGTCCCAGGTCCCACCCccactgaccccccccccccccacctcaggTTTGGCCCTTAGCCTCTCTGGCACTCTTTCTTGGAAAGGAAGCCTTGCTAAGGACTCCTTGGAGAAGGCAAGGCCATTTCTCAAGTGTGCTTCCACCCCCTGCCTCCCGGGTGGCAGGACTGAGAAGGCTCAGGCAGGGGTCGATGCTGGGCGTTGGCTGAGTGCAGAGCCCATCTGGGTGGCTCTGGCATGGGCTAAGACACCCCCTGGCTGCAGGGAGTGGCCCTGTTGGGGTTGAACTGGGGGTTGCCTGAAGGGCTGTGGGTGCATGTGGGTGGGCTCTTGCCCTGGCCCTGGGTTCCAGCAGCCTGGAGCCTGTACCCAGGGTCCCCTGGTCTCCTGATGCGATGCAGCTGCCCCTTTCCCCCAAAGAACCCTCTGACTCCCTGTCTGCTGTTGGAGTGTTTGCCCCTGCTGTGTGCTTGGCCCTGTGCCAGGGTCCCAGGGGTGGGGCCGGCTGTCCCTGGGTGTGTGCTGCTCAGTTGGCTGTGCAGGGCAGGCGCCTTGCTGTGTGTGGCTGGTGCTGGTGTGCGTCATCTGATGGCTTGAGGCTGTGGCCCAGCTTCGCTGAATGTGCACCCTGGCTGAAGGCAGCTTGGacttccagggccagccctgggggcgGGTGAGGCctcggggctggggtgggggagactGACCCTCTCTtgtcctctgtctctctgtctgtctctcttggCAGGTCGTCCGTACTGCCCTTTCATAAAGGCATCGGACAGtgggccttcctcctcctcctcctcctcctcctcccctccacggACTCCCTTTCCCTATATCACCTGTCACCGCACCCCaaatctctcttcctccctcccatgtAGGTAGCAGCCCCAGGCCTCGGCGGGGCGGGTAAGGAGGGCCCCGCTTCCCAGCAGCCCCCCGCCCTCACTCCCTCAGCCTGACTGCTGATCTCTAGTGTTTGTCCCTAGAGCAGGTACTGCCTGCCTCTTTCCCCTGGCCCTGAAGGGGCGCTGGCCCCCAGGGGCCTGGCTTACAGGGTCTGGAGCTGTGGTCTGGCCCCTGGGGGGCCTGGGGAGCTCCCAGCCCCCCGCAGACTCCAGAGAGGAGGTGCTGGCCAGGCCCCAAGGTGGACAGTCCTGGCCCCACCCAGCTCCCCAGCCCTCACTGACCAGCCTGGGGGTTTGTTCCATAGGCAGTCACCTGGACAGCCACCGGAGGATGgcacccacccccatccccacccggAGCCCATCTGACTCCAGCACGGCCTCTACCCCTGTCACTGAGCAGATCGAGCGGGCCCTGGATGAAGTCACGTCCTCACAGCCTCCAccgctgccaccaccaccaccagcccaAGGTGAATGAGGGGCCCTAGCTGTACCGGGTCTCTCACCAGTCACTGGGATGGGAACCCCAGGTGGCCATGGTAACAAGTCCCCAGGGATCTGGCTGCCCATCGCCAGATCGTACTGCCCTGGAAGTAGCTTTGGCAGGGAGGAGCCCTGGCAGTGCAGCCAcacctgccctctctgagcctgtgtcccTCCCTGGAGTGGGATCAGGCcttcctcccagggctgctgagcaGTTTGAAGACACTAGGCAAAGGGGCAGCGGGGCCCAGTGGGTGCTGGGAGGTGCTCTGCATGGAGCCCTTAGTGGAGGCCTTCTTTCCTGGAACTCGCTGACTCCTCAGTGGGTGGGCAGGGTATTGCAGGGTGGCTGCCAAGCGCCCGCATTCTTCCCTGAGGGAGCTGATGTCATCTGTCTCCTCCATTTGTGCTGTGACAGAGACCCAGGTGAGCAGCCCTGGGCTGGATGGTGAAGAaagcagcaaggaggccagagcAGCTGGCCCCACGGAGGAGCCTCCTCAGGCACCACAGCCTTCCCAGGGGCAAGGCAGCCCCACGGAGGACTTGATGTTCATGGTGCCTCCAGAGCAGGCTGTCCTGGCTGCCGCTCTGGAGCCTACCATGGCTGATACTGCCGCAGCTGACACCTCGGCAGCTGACGCCATTGACACCAACACTGCCGCCGCTGACACCGCTGTTGCCAACACCATCACCCCTGCCGCTGCCAGCCTCATTGACCTATGGCCTGGCAATGGTGAAGGGGGCTCTGTACCCCAGGCTGAGCCTAGGGCCCCCACACCACCCTTGGGTGCCGAGGTCACTCTGGCAGAGGTGCCCCTGCTAGACAAGGTGGCTCAGGAGCCACTGCCGCCAGCAAGTGAAGGCTGTGCCAACCTTCTCAACTTTGACGagctgcctgagccacctgccaccTTCTGTGACCCAGAGGAGGAAGTAGAAAGGGAGCCCCTGGCTGCACCCCAGGCCCTAGCTCTGCCCTCTGCTCTAGAGGAGCTGGATCAGGAGCCGGAGCCGGAGCTGGAGCCTGAGCCAGAGCCGGAGCCGGAGCCCGAGTCCCACCTGCTGACCAATGGCGAGACCACCCAGAAGGAGGGGACCCAGGTtgggcaggggcagcctggtgggaGGGGTGGTCAGGGCTTGAGCAGGGGACGGTCGGACTGCGTTCCTCAGGCTTGCAGCATTACCTCCCTTTCTCTGTGACCCACGTTATTGGGGGGAAGCTCCATTCCATTTCCCTTCCCTGGGCCAGCTCTGCTTTTGTTCCCAAGGCCAGCATCTGTTTCCCCGGCAACCACTGATAGAATCACTGGTTGCCGGGGAAACAGGCTCAAGCCTGGTAGGTCAGCCCTAGTCCTGCTGGGTGGGGCTCAGTGACTTGGCGCTTTCCTGTTGCAGGCCAGTGAGGGGTACTTCAGCCAATCACAGGAGGAGGAGTTTACCCAATCGGAAGAGCTGTGTGCAAAGGCTCCGCCTCCTGTGTTCTACAACAAACCTCCAGGTAGTACTGGCGTGGATGAGGAGGAATTCAGCCGGGGGCGCTCGGTTCAAGTGTGGGCAGGCAGCCCCTCTCCCCCACATGGCTGGCACAGCTCCAGGGGTTGGGAGACAGCCATGGATCTGCTGGGCCATCTCCTTAACTACCCTCCCTTCCCAACATCATAGAAATCGACATCACCTGCTGGGATGCGGACCCAGTACCGGAAGAAGAGGAGGGCTTCGAGGGTGGCGATTAGCGATAGCAACCGCCCTCAGGCTGCCCTCGCCAAGGCCGCCCACCTGAGCCGGCCTCTGGCCAGACGGCCCGCCGCGCCTGTACACGCAGCAGCTCCGCCTGGCACCCACTCTGGATTCCGGCCCTGGCCGGGGACTTGGCCGCTTCCCTACCCACAGGGCCCGACTTTtacagcttttctcttttttttaaagttgatagGAAACTTGTACAGTTGACTGGTTTTCCTCCCGTTGGTAGTTGAGACGCTGTTGCAaattccaccccctccctgccCGGTCCAGATTGTAGCTCTTAGTCCTCCCTGCTCACTCAGCTGGCCGGGTTGGAGGCCTCACCCTGCTTGGGGCCTGGCGTGGGGGGAGCTCTGGAAGGAAAATGCACCCCCACCTCTTTTCCTAGTTTTATGTTTCTTGGAAAAATATCACTTTGTATTCTCTGTCCAGGGCTTCAGATATTTTGCACGAATTTTAAAACATGGCAATAAATGGCTCGTGGGCTCTGGCTCCCTGGGACCCCCGCCCTGCCCTTCTCTTGATCCCTTCCCGCCTGGCCCAAAGGAAGTAGCCTCAGGGGCCCCTCAGCTTCCCTGCCCTTTCCTGCCCCCTCCTGCTGGGCAGGTCCCAGGCTGGAGGCCCTAGGCGGCGATTCAGGtcagggtggggcccagggcttCAGTGGCCCTCCCAACTCCTCCCTCTTTGCTTGGGTTCCTTTTTCACGTTCAGTAACTGTTTTTTGGAAAGCACAAACTTCTGTAACGGGTCGTGCTCATGTCTATTAATAAAGAAATCCAGATCCCTTCGGGCCTGCTGCTCCGGGCCTCCAGGGGCTGATCTGGGGTGGGCCGCCTGCCCTGATTCCCATTCCCAACTCTTCCCACCCCCAAGGCGGCAGGGGGTGCCCTCACCGTGATCTCACAGGAGGAGAAGGTGGGTTCTGAGGCTCCCGAGGGAACCAGCCTCTGGTTTGACGCAGGCTGACCTCAGGTTTAGTTCTGCATCTTCAGGCCAGTTTGTAGCAGAAAGGCGCATTCAAGTTCTGTCCCGCCGAGGCCCGGGGCACACCTGGCCACCAGAACCTTGGGCGCAAGCAGCGGGTGCCCCCTCCGCTTGTACCAAACCAGATCACACACCTTTATTATCCTCAAAATGTAACAAACGGGGTAAGAaatccctcccccctccccccctccgtCCAAGGGAAGCATTTAAAAAGCCCTGCAGTCAGGCCAGGAGTCCGCGGGTGGGGCCCGGGATGCCACGCGCCCCTCTATACGGCTGTAGTCCTCCCGAACAAGGGGATGGAGACCGGCAGGCGCCAAGCTCCGTGTTCCAGCGGCTCGCGGCTGCTGAGCTCCGAGTCGGTCCAGCTGGGGAAGACCCGGCGGCCACGGTCCGCCTGCAGGCAGAGCGCAGGGCAGGGCGGCGCGGGCCGCGGGGCGCTGGGCAGGTGCAGCGCCGACGTATAGCCCCGGTCCAGGAAGAGCGGCTTGTAGCTGGGTGGCGGCTGCTCCTGTTTCTCAGCGCTGTCGCGGCGGCTCAGAAAGGGCGTGACAATCTTGCGGTAGAGGCCGCGCGTGTCCGTGAGCACCTCGCTGTAGGGCGGCGGCGGCTCGGCCATCAGCACCGCCTCTTCGTAGCACGGTGGCTTGGACATGTCCGATTCCGCTGCGGAGTGGAAGCGGTCCGAGGGCGTGAGGTCACCTGTCCCCAGCCTTCCGCAGAGGCCTGGGCCAGCAGCCAACCCCAGACCCAGCCTGCTCCCTCTTCCTAGGTTCTCGGTGAGGCTGTCCAGTGCAAGCCTCACGGGTCGGCAGTAGGCCAGCCCCTGCCAAGGCCCCGCCCACCCCAGTGGCTCGGGTCGCCCCTGACGGAGGTCGGTACTTACCTTGGCGCGGGTAGCTCCAGGGCCGCGGCGGCACGGAGAGGTGCGGTGGCGGCGGGTGCGGAAGCGGGTGGTGATGTGCGTGCGGGTGTGCGTGCGGCTGCGCGGGCCCGTGGTGCAGGAGCGGGTGCACGTGCACGTGCTGATGCGCGTGCGCCGGCGCCTCAAGGCGGCCGCGgtgcggtggcggcggcggcggcggcggcggcgccgccAGCCCTGGGGGGCTCCCGGCCAGGCTGCCCTCGAGCTCGAGGGGCTCCAGCTCAAGGGCGCGCAGGTTCTGCTCACGCAGTCGCTCCTCCTGGCGCCGTTTGAGGCGGCGGCGCAGGAAGCTGCAGAAGCAGCAGAGTAGGACGATGAGACCCCAGATGAGCCAGAAACCGGCGAAGCACGTGAGGAACGTGTAGGTGCCCTGGGACATAACCatggcggcggcgcgggcggcggatCCTCGGCTGCTTCACTGGACACTGGGCTCCTCTACGTGGCCCCGGGCCCGCGCCACGCTCCCAGGCGCCGCCAGCGTCACTCGGGGGCCCGCGGCCGGGGGCTGCCCGCGACGGGGCTCAAGTCGTGCGCGCGCCGGCggagggcagcagcagcagcgcccGCTCCTTCCCATGGCGCCGGCGGGCGCACGGGCGGGCCTCACCCGGGGCCGCGCGGGACCTGTGGGACAGACATAGGGCGCGGTCAAAGCGCGCTGCAGCCCCCGACGACTTCCCTGCCTGTGCCCTGCGCAGTCCCGGGGAAGTCTCCTCTGCGGAAACCCCCGCACTCCCCGCGGGCCCGGTGACGCTACTGAGAGGGATTACGTCACGCCTCGAGGTTTCCCCGGTAGGGTTTTCCCGGATCTGAGaccgggccgccgccgccgctaaGCCGAGGGGACTCCAGGCTGGCCAGCAGGGGGCGCGCGAGGGCCAGTCTCGGCCTCAGTGCGCACGGGAGATTCGCCACCCGCTTCCCTGGGGCACAGGGTACCCCAGCTCGGAAAGGGTTTCACAGGCCCGTGGCGAGGCCCCCAGGGCGCTGAAGCGGAGTCTCGGCGCGACTGCGCTGCGGCGGGGAGAGGGTGGCCCACCTCCTCGAGTCCCCCAAGCAGCCCAGTGGCGCCCAGCTTCAGCCCTATGCATACGCCCGGCAGCCCCTGGCGCTCTAGGCCTCGTACCCGCTCCCACCCTTGCTGCCCAAAGCATGGAACATCCCGGCCCGCACCGCTGCCCCTCCGTCGTCGCTGCTCTTCCTGGGGAGGCTCGggggggtggttccggctgtTACCGCATGCCACCGGCCTGCCTTTGTCTGCGCCGAACGCGCCGCCGGGCGTGTGCcgttccctctcttcctttcctctagGCGCCTCGGCGCGCCGGATCCCAGCTCGGTCTCTGCTGCCCCCGCCTCCTACTCATGCGCAGCCCCACTTGGCCCTGCCCTTCTAGCTCCAGGCCACTGTGTCCCTTCCCCCCaattcctttccctctctgcagaagggaagaaaagtagCTCGTCTTCAGTGCCACCTGGTCCCTCATCACTCCAGATGGGCACCTCTAgttccacctcctcctctccacagcCAGGGTTGAGAGGGGAACCTTGTATCCTAAGAGGCAAGTAGGAGAGAGTCCTGACTGCAGAGTGATGGGTGGCAGGGGACTTGTTACCGCCCCCGCAGAACAGAAATGATCCTTCTTGAATGCCTTATACTCCGGGGCTTTCACATAAACCCTCTGGGGTAACTGAAatgattcctattttacagataaggaagggGGAAGCAGTTAACTGCGCAGATGGTAGGTGGCAGTGCGGTAATTTGAACCCAAGTGTGACCACAAACCCCAGCCTCCGGTGGGAGAGTGTTGCTGTTTGAGCTATTTTGCGGGCCCCCTCCAGGAGACCCATGGGCCCCCCATCCTCAGCATGCCCGAAGCTCACACACAGTCAGCTCTGGGTGCCACGTGGGCCTGAGCCCCAAGCTGGGGCTCCACATCAAGCCTctttcagactggtctggcagcaAGATGGGGGGAAGCCAGGCCACAGGCCGCTCCACACTTCTCCCCAGATGGCTCCTGTCTGACTCCATGGCTGCCTTGTGCCATGTGTCACCTGGTGCCCgtgccagcccctcttccctggGCCTGCGTTCCAGAACAGACAATGGCAGAAACAATAACTCCAGCCGCCCCCTCGACAACCCTGCCATGAGGCTGCCATGGCGACGCAGCCCAGATAAAAACACGATGCTGCCAGTCACTGGGAGTTAATTAAATCTGTTGTTCTCCTTTTCGCGAGCCCACAGGAATTCTCAGGAATGCTCTGAGGGAGCTGGCACTAACTAGGAGGCCTCTTGGCCTGCAGGGCAGGAACAGCTCTGGGTCAGAAAAGGTACTTCTGGGGCTGAAGATGATGGAGTTTAGctgaattagaaatagaaatacctgCCAAGGACCGTCTACTGCATGTCAGGCCTTGTTCTAGGCCCTGTCTGTGCAGAATCTTACGTGATCTTCAACACCACTTTCTCACTGGGGGTCATgcccatttgatagatgagacaggctcagagagggaaatgACTTGCCcctggtcacacagctaataaggaGAGGAGCTAAGATTTAGCCTGATTCTGAAGCCAAAGTCTGTGTTAAAACACTTTGCCCTGAGTGACAAGTGAGATGTACATGAAAAGTCCAGTGCATGTGAGCACTCGGTACATGAGGACTTGGGAGCTGTGTGGACACTGGGCAGAGTGGCCAGCTTGTAGCCATAACGTGCCTTCCTGTTCCTTCCCACCAAGGGCCTCGTGCCACCAGCCCTTAGCTCAGAGTGGGAAAAGGCTACAGGGTAGAGGAGAGATAGGATGGCAGCTCCAGGGTTATCAAGGCACAGAGAACATGGACCAAGCCCTAAGGAGCCCAGCTCTGCTGGCTGGGTGCTAGGGTGGACTGGGGCAGGCCACACCCAAGACCCACTGGGTGCTACTGTCCCCCTCCGCCGGAGGCAAGAAACACCACTGCGTTTTACAGACCATCATGGGTCTGAGAGAGGAAGGCTCTTGCCCAAGGACTCACACCTGAGCTGGCCCTCTGACCACCCCCGcgcccccccaccgcccccacaCCGGCTCTAGCACCAGTCTGAGTTGGGGCGAGGGGGTAGGGCTGCTGCTTCATGCAGTGGGGCCCCAGCAGGCCCAGAGGGCAGGAATCCCGCCTgaggcctcctcctgccctgtgACCGGCCCACAGGAGTCCTCAGTAGCTTCTCGTCTAATCCACAGTAGGGTCTCAATACGGAAACCGCAAGCGATTCATTCAGACCTTTCCAAATCCTCTTCCTGACCAGGCCAATCTTCTCAAAACCTCAAAGAGCTGCCTTTTTACCTTTCCACACCTCTGTGCATGCGCCTACCCATGTCTGGGGGCCCTTCAGACGCAGACCCTGCCTGTGGCCTCTTGCTCACAGCCACTCACCTTCCCCATTCCCCCAGACTGTTCACGGCAACACCTGCTGCTCAGCAGACTCCGCCTGTCTGCCGGGGGCGGTGCCTTCAGGGGGACTCAGccttaagtctgccattttatgacttttctgggtttctttctcttttcttacctTCTTATGGACTTTTTAGGATTCCACTTTGTTTATTTGTAGAGTTTGTGAGCATATCCCTTTGTATGGTTTTCTTCAGCCACACACTCACTGGGGGCACACAGGGGGATGACAGTGAGACCCTGGGGGCGAGTTTCTTCACCTCCATGTTGCTTTAGTTTCCCCTTCAGTTACTGTGGTGAAGGTCACTGCTAATCCAGGCAAAGGGCTTGGAGATGCCCCACCAAACATCAGCACTGACGACAGTGGCTTTGGAGCTGGGGATGCACCAATGAGTGTCTGTCTCCAGGGTGCTCCCTGCCCGAGGGCTGGACACCACACAGTTCTTGCAATCATCCTACGAACTAGGTGAGCATTCTTCCCCTTGACAGATGAGAACACTTGGCTCAAAGACATTAAATGACAGCCAGGGTCACATAGATCTCTTATTCTAGAACCTGGTGTACTGCGACGCGCACCCACTGCATTGCTCCTCTGCATGAAGAACTCAGCACCCCAACCTTAAACCCCAAAGATCTCCTGCTGGGTCCTGTATTTCAGCAAAGGGCCCACCATTCACTCCATCCACAATCCTGTTGTCTTTACCTTCAGGGCAGTGTGCCTTCATCTGTCCACTTCTTTTCGTCCCCGTGCCACACTGCCTTGGCTGGGCCCCTGTCAGCATGCTTGCCAGTGTGCTCTCTCCTGTGCTGTGCTCCTGCTCATCTGTCCATGCTCCGCAGTGCCCATTTCCCCCAGGCCCTCTCCTGCCTGAACCCTGCAGTGACTCCCCACCACTTCAGGAGACAGCCAGCTCTTGGACATGGTTTAGATGGGTGCCCCTCAACCTGGAGTgagcaccagaaccacgtggagggcttgttaaaatgcagggtGCTGGGCACTGCTCCCAGCGTTTGCTTCAGTAGGTgtagggtggggcctgagagtttgcatttctaacaaatttccaGCAGGTGCTGGTGTTGCTGGTCCAGGGAGCAtaccttgagaaccactgacccagACCATGGCTTCCGGGAGGAGCTGCCACGGCCTTTCAGCTTCACCTTTCAGCACCCCATCCTCTGCAGCAAGCCTGCGTCCATCTGCACTGCTGAGAGTTctgctttctcccctccccaggcctgcgaCACCCCTTGCTGCTCTCACCCCAGTGCTCACAACTCCGCCTCATGGCCTCACCTGTCACTTCTCTGGACAAGTCAGCCCTgggccaccccaccccccagggctGGATGAGAAGCCCAGTGATCTCACTCACACGGTTCTGTAGTGGCCTTCATGCAACACCAGAAGCTGCATCTGTCTTGatcatctggcacacagtaggtcaaAAACCACTTGCTGAAGGAGTAACTGGAGGTGTCCAGTTACCTGTTTGGTCCTTCAGCCGTGGGACAGGGAATACCTCAAGAGCTGAGTCTGCGTCCAATTCATTCCTCAGAAATGTTGGCCATTCACCAAAATGTCACAGACAGCACCTACCACCTAGCTCTTGGTCCTTGCGAGATAGTCTGTAAGCGAGCTGAGGACCCATACGTTCTAtgtgaataaaaggaaaagactaCACGGGCACATTCCAGGGGCTCTGGAGTGGACAGAGGGAAGCCCAGGCAGCAGGGACTCGGGGTCACAAGGTGAAGCCCTGGATGTGAGGCCAGAGCTGATGGTCAAGTGAAAGGACAGGAAGTCAGACCAGGggacagaggaggaagggaggagagtgtGATGTGTGGAGTGAGGGTGGGGTGGAAGAAGAAGGTGACTGCGAACCCCTCCTGCGTGCCCTGCATGTGCCAGGCCCACTGCTGGCCTCTTTACACTTGTCATCTCAGGGACACCCAGGAGGTGGTGCTGCCATCCCCACTCTACAGACAGGGAGCTGGGACCAGCGCAGGCCCACCAAGCCAGGTGGTTGTGAAGCCCAGGTGACTGCAAAGCTTGCTGTCCTGGGAGGAAGGGCATACAGGGAGGCACTGGTGACATTTTTACACTCCTCCCACACCAAGACAGATAATCTGAGGCCAGAGATGACAGGAATTGTCCCAGCTGCCACAGTCAGCAGGGTGTGGAGCTGGCCAGAGCCTCATTTCCAGCTAGGATGAGGTATGGGCCTGGCATCCTTGCCTGCACTCAGCATCTCTGTGACCTAACCCTGGCAGTGGGCCAGGAACTCAGGGCTTAGAAACTGCAAACAGGATATCAGAGACTGGGGCCCCAGGACCTGTGGGCAGAGAGGCCTTACTCGGGTCAGTGTCTACTGTACTCAGATCTGTCCCTCCAAGGGAGCTGGCCATCCCTCAGGGGCGGGGGACG is a window encoding:
- the PRR7 gene encoding proline-rich protein 7 codes for the protein MVMSQGTYTFLTCFAGFWLIWGLIVLLCCFCSFLRRRLKRRQEERLREQNLRALELEPLELEGSLAGSPPGLAAPPPPPPPPPHRGRLEAPAHAHQHVHVHPLLHHGPAQPHAHPHAHHHPLPHPPPPHLSVPPRPWSYPRQAESDMSKPPCYEEAVLMAEPPPPYSEVLTDTRGLYRKIVTPFLSRRDSAEKQEQPPPSYKPLFLDRGYTSALHLPSAPRPAPPCPALCLQADRGRRVFPSWTDSELSSREPLEHGAWRLPVSIPLFGRTTAV